One genomic window of Haliotis asinina isolate JCU_RB_2024 chromosome 4, JCU_Hal_asi_v2, whole genome shotgun sequence includes the following:
- the LOC137280808 gene encoding serine/threonine-protein phosphatase 6 regulatory ankyrin repeat subunit C-like: protein MHMQPESQTPSPDKDQGGHNVHDAENNLTAFKHILSSDDKDINHRGQNGKTAIMCAAQEGNSEMFELFVATGADISILDAGGNNILHYASVGGDVKIMKYIISEHKASINSRDEYQRTPVVLAASYGRVDAFMFLVNQGVDLTLKDAFSNNILHSACYGGNVDIVKYILSQTPVNINSIDKFLRTPVMWAAQLGHKLVFDLLVDRGGDLKLHDFVGNNILHYACTGGDMEIVKYLLSSNVVDRDGRNGYGFTASAVAKHHGHGSVQELILSQR from the exons ATGCACATGCAGCCAG AGTCACAGACACCATCCCCAGACAAGGACCAAGGTGGACACAACGTCCATGACGCAGAGAATAATCTGACTGCTTTTAAGCACATATTGTCAAGTGACGATAAGGACATAAACCATCGTGGACAGAACGGGAAGACTGCAATCATGTGCGCAGCACAAGAAGGAAacagtgaaatgtttgaattgtttgttgctacaggagctgacatATCAATATTAGATGCTGGCGGTAATAACATCCTTCACTATGCAAGTGTTGGAGGAGATGTGAAAATCATGAAGTACATTATCTCAGAACACAAAGCCAGCATCAACAGCAGAGACGAGTACCAGAGGACCCCAGTGGTGTTGGCAGCATCGTATGGAAGAGTTGATGCGTTCATGTTTCTTGTTAACCAGGGAGTTGATCTGACTTTAAAAGATGCTTTCagtaacaacatccttcactcgGCATGTTACGGAGGAAATGTAGATATAGTGAAGTATATCCTGTCACAGACCCCTGTCAATATCAACTCCATCGACAAGTTCTTGAGGACGCCTGTCATGTGGGCGGCACAGCTAGGACACAAACTCGTGTTTGATCTGCTTGTTGACAGGGGTGGTGATCTGAAGCTACATGATTTCGTTGggaacaacatccttcattatGCATGTACTGGAGGTGATATGGAGATCGTGAAGTATCTCCTCTCGAGCAACGTTGTGGATAGGGATGGAAGGAACGGTTATGGATTCACAGCTTCTGCTGTGGCGAAACACCACGGCCATGGATCAGTGCAAGAACTGATTTTGTCCCAGAGGTGA